Genomic segment of Shewanella sp. OMA3-2:
GTGGACGCAGATAAGGGTCGACTTTTTGGCTCAAATCGCCAGGTAAAAAACCGAGCTTCTCGCCAGCTTCAACAGCGGGGCGAGTTAATAAAATGCGGCGAACTTCTTGACGTTCGTATGCATCTACAGCGGCTGCTACGGCTAAATAAGTTTTACCTGTGCCCGCAGGGCCGACACCAAAGCTAATATCATGGCGAGTAATGTTATGCATATACACGCTTTGATTTGGGGTGCGAGGCTTAATAACACCGCGTTTAGTTTTGATGCTAATGCCAGAATCATTCAGGCCATCATCGGCCTCTAATGCTACCGCTTCTTGAATAGCCAAATGCACTCGGTCAGGTTCTAAATCAGGGGTGCTACCTTTGACTGTTTGAGTTTCGATATAAAGTTGCTTGAGAATATTATTGGCGTTAAAGGCATTGCGCGGTAGGCCTACAATAGTGAAGTGATTATTTTTATGAATAATCTCGACCCCTAAACGGCGCTCTAACTGCTTAATATTATCGTCAAATGGGCCGCATAATGAAGTTAAACGGCGTGTATCTGATGGTTCCAGATACAAGTTCATGGTGGTCACTTTAGTCGACAAATAAGGCTCCGTTAATCGTTGTGCTGATCATTTAAAAACAGTGTACGTAGGTACTGGAATTAATTCTAGCGTCCATTATAAATAGAGACAAAAAATAAAGGTGGACTAGCCACCTTTTATTTTATTTTGATACGCTTAAACCTGACTTAAGGTTTAAATAGGGTCACACCTATTTCATCATCTAGCTTATGCTTGGCTACAATTTCAGATGGGCGTAGGTTTCTGCGTAAGTCCATTTCAGATTCACCGCGAACAAATTTACCACGTAAAGAGTTAGTGTAAACATCTACAATTTCAACATCGACAAAGCCGCCAATGCTTGAATGTGGCGCTTCAAAGTTAACCACACGATTGTTTTCAGTACGGCCACGTAATTCCATTGGGTTTTTAACCGACGGGCCTTCAACTAATACTCGTTGAACCGAACCTAACATTTGACGGCTATAACGCATGGCTTGCTGGGTAATCCGGTCTTGCAAAATGGCTAGGCGCTGTTTTTTCTCTTCATCTGATACGTTATCTGGCAAATCTGCAGCCGGTGTACCTGGACGAGCACTGTAAATAAAGCTAAAGCTGTGGTCGAACCCCACATCTTCAATTAACTTCATTGTGTCTTCAAAGTCTTGCTCTGTCTCACCAGGGAAGCCAATAATAAAGTCTGAACTGATATGAATATCAGGACGGGCTTTACGTAAGCGACGAATAATAGATTTATATTCAATTGCCATATGACCGCGCTTCATTTGAGTTAAGATGCGATCTGAGCCAGATTGCACCGGTAAATGAAGAAAGCTAACTAATTCAGGTGTATCTTGATAAACATCAATAATATCCTGTGTGAACTCAATAGGGTGGCTGGTAGTAAAACGAATACGGTCAATACCATCAATACTGGCGACTAAGCGCAGTAACTCAGCAAAGGTACAAATTTGGTCGTCATGGGTTGCCCCACGAAACGCGTTAACGTTTTGACCTAAAAGATTAACTTCACGTACGCCTTGCTCTGCCAATTGGGCAATTTCTAGAATCACATCATCAACAGGACGACTGACTTCTTCCCCACGGGTGTATGGCACCACGCAGAAAGAGCAATACTTACTGCAGCCTTCCATTATTGACACAAAAGCCGTTGGACCATCAGCGCGAGGCTCTGGTAAACGGTCAAATTTTTCAATTTCAGGGAAACTGATATCGATGACGGCTTTCTCGCCACGTTGAATTTGATCGATCATCTCAGGCAAACGATGCAAGGTTTGCGGACCAAAAATAATATCTACGCATTGGGCGCGATCTTTAATGGCTTTACCTTCTTGGGAAGCCACACAGCCGCCCACGCCGATAATTAAATTCGGGTTTTTATCTTTTAAGGTTTTCCATCTGCCTAATTGATGGAAAACCTTCTCCTGCGCTTTTTCGCGAATAGAACAAGTGTTAAGCAATAATATATCTGCTTCACTTGGATCTTCGGTCAAGGTATAGCCTTGATATTCGTCTAATAAATCGGCCATCTTTGAAGAGTCATACTCATTCATTTGACAGCCCCAGGTTTTAATATGAAGTTTTTTACTCATCACTGCTCGCCGGTAACCTATAGTAAAAATAGCGCGATATTTTACCTGTTGTCGCGCCTTGTGGCTAGTCTTTGTGCGAGTTTTGCGAATATTACTCTGACTGAGATAATATCCATGTAAAGAGTAGTGGGTTAAGTGTGCTCTAATGTTGAGTTTTTTGAGCCGCTGTTATCCGAAAATACTGGGAAATATTCGGGGGTGTTTTTGGCAGATGTGCAGCTTAAGGTACATTTTGTGTTTAAGGTTGTGATTTCAGTTGATGTGTATTTCCGTGGTTTGGGGATATAAGGCATAATCGAACCTGTTTCGATAACTTAATACAATAAATGTTCATTAATCAGTGAGTGCTGACAGGTTCACGCTTACTGAATACAGATTTATTCATCCAAGGAAGTCGCATGTCGCAGAATCAATCAACATCAGAGCCTATTAGCGTAACTGAACATTCAAACAGTCAGTCACACACTCGCCATTTTGATGTTGTTATTAACGGTGGTGGCATGGTGGGAGCTGCGGTAGCGGTTGGGTTAGGGCAACTCGGATTGTCTGTTGCTGTGATAGAGGCCCGCGCTCCGCAAGCTTTTGAGGTCAATCAGCCATTAGATGTGCGTGTATCAGCCATCAGTGTTGCATCAGCGCAGTTGTTATCGCGCCTAGGGGTTATGGATGAATTATTGACTTTGCGTCATGTGCCTTATACCGGGCTTGAAACATGGGAAATGCAAGGTTACATCACCCAGTTCACCGCAGAGCAAGTGGCTGAGCCATTATTAGGTTACTTTTTTGAAAATAGATTAATTCAACTTGGTTTATGGCAACAGATTGAAGCCTTAACCAATGTAGTGCTTTTTTGTCCTGACAAGGTGGTTAAATTTGAACGCCTTGAGTCATTGGGTGGCATAGCGTCGTTAGATAATGCACAAGATGCGATAACAATTGAGCTTGAAAGTGGGGAGATATTATCGACTCATCTATTAGTGGGCGCTGATGGTGCTAACTCGCAGGTCCGTCAATGGGCAGGGATCGGCGTAACTGGCTGGGATTATGCGCAATCAGCTATGTTAATTAATATTGAAACTCAAACCCCGCAGCAGTATGTGACTTGGCAACAGTTTACGCCACAGGGACCAAGAAGCTTGCTGCCTTTGCCAGGCAATCATGCATCATTAGTTTGGTATGACTCGCCAGCACGCATACAACAATTAATGCAGCTGAATGATACCCAATTAGCAGAGCAGATCAGAGTGCATTTTCCGTCTCGATTAGATCCTCACTTTACCGTGCAGGCTAAAGGCAGTTTTGCGTTAACTCGTCGTCATGCACAACGCTATTATGAATCAAACTTAGTGATACTGGGCGATGCCGCTCACACCATCAATCCCTTGGCGGGGCAGGGTGTTAATATTGGATTTAAAGATGTCGATATCTTAATAACACAGATTGCCAGTGCTATTGGTAATGGTGAGGTATGGTGGCATGACAGTGTGCTAAAGCGTTATCAGCAGGCCCGGTACCTAGATAACCAGTTGATGATGACAGCTATGGATGTTTTTTATGCCGGATTTAGTAATGATGTTTTACCCCTAAAAGTACTGCGAAATGGCATGTTAAAGCTGGCAAATATCGACGGGCCTATTAAGCAAAAGGTGCTCAAATATGCACTTGGCCTATAGCTGAAAAATCTTAAGCCAAAATGGCTTTCGTTAATCGGTGTTTGTTGGTAGCCAAATTGAGTGTTAAAATGCCGCGTTTTAAGGCTGCAGTGCAATAGGTGCTGTGAGTAATTCAAACAATATTTAGGTTGTCATGAGCCACATTAAACTGATTGTAGGGTTAGCTAACCCTGGTGCTGAGTATGCGCAAACCCGCCACAATGCTGGTGCCTGGTATGTCGAAGAGCTTGCACGTGTTTTTAATGCGCCACTGGTACCAGAAAGTAAATATTTTGGATTATCAGCTAGAGTAACCATTAATCATCGTGATGTGCGTTTATTAATTCCAACAACTTTTATGAATCTCAGTGGTAAATCTGTTTCTGCCTTGGCAAATTTTTTTCGTATTTTGCCAGAGGAAATTTTAGTGGCCCACGATGAGCTAGATATGCCTCCTGGTGTAGCTAAATTTAAATTAGGCGGCGGACACGGTGGTCATAATGGCTTAAAAGACATTATTTCAAGCCTGGCTAACGATAAAGGCTTTCATCGTTTACGGATTGGTATTGGTCATCCTGGTGATAAGAATAAAGTCAGCGGTTATGTATTGGGTAAAGCCCCTGCAACCGAACAAGAATTAATTGTTGCGGCTATTGATGAAGCGGTACGCGCGACAGATATTTTATACAAAGAAGATATGGTGAAAGCCATGAACAGACTACATTCGTTTAAAGCTGAATAGCTTAGCGATACTATTTCGAACGTCATTATCATTAAGATAATTCTACATATAAAGGTATGAATATGGGTTTTAAATGCGGCATAGTTGGTTTGCCAAACGTAGGTAAGTCAACGCTGTTTAATGCACTAACACAAGCGGGTATTGAAGCGGCAAACTTTCCATTTTGTACTATTGAGCCAAATACGGGTGTGGTACCAGTGCCTGACGCACGTCTTGACGCGTTAGCGGCTATTGTTAAACCTCAACGCATTTTGCCTACTTCTATGGAGTTCGTTGATATCGCTGGCCTAGTGGCTGGTGCATCAAAAGGTGAGGGTTTAGGTAACAAGTTTTTAGCGAACATTCGTGAAACCGATGCAATTGGTCACGTAGTGCGCTGTTTTGAAGACCCAAACATTGTTCACGTAGCCAATAAAATTGACCCAGCTGGTGACATTGAAGTCATTAATACTGAGTTAGCTCTAGCAGACTTAGACGCATGTGAGCGTGCTATTTTTCGTCAAGCCAAACGTGCTAAAGGCGGCGACGGTGATGCGAAGTTTGAAGTAGCAGTACTTGAAAAAATGCGTCCTGTGTTGAATGAAGGCCAAATGTTGCGTTCGTTGGCATTAACTAAAGAAGAGTTGGCCGCTGTGGCTTACCTTAACTTCTTAACCATTAAACCAACAATGTACATTGCTAACGTTGCAGACGATGGGTTTGAAAATAACCCTCATTTAGATGTTGTTCGTGCTATTGCCGCAACAGAAAATGCAATCGTTGTGCCTGTATGTGCGGCTATTGAGTCTGAATTAGCCGAAATGGAAGCCGATGACCGTGCAGAGTTTATGACCGACCTGGGTCTAGAAGAGTCTGGTTTGGATCGTGTTATTCGCGCTGGTTATGAATTACTGAATCTGCAAACCTACTTTACCGCTGGTGTAAAGGAAGTTCGCGCATGGACAGTACCTGTTGGTGCATCAGCCCCACAAGCTGCTGGCGTCATTCACACTGATTTTGAACGTGGAT
This window contains:
- a CDS encoding PhoH family protein yields the protein MSTKVTTMNLYLEPSDTRRLTSLCGPFDDNIKQLERRLGVEIIHKNNHFTIVGLPRNAFNANNILKQLYIETQTVKGSTPDLEPDRVHLAIQEAVALEADDGLNDSGISIKTKRGVIKPRTPNQSVYMHNITRHDISFGVGPAGTGKTYLAVAAAVDAYERQEVRRILLTRPAVEAGEKLGFLPGDLSQKVDPYLRPLYDALFEMMGFEKVEKLIERSVIEVAPLAYMRGRTLNDAFIILDESQNTTVEQMKMFLTRIGFNSRAVITGDITQSDLPRGQKSGLRHAIEVLSEVPEISFNFFMAQDVVRHPIVASIVEAYEAFEQKEQLEKAAKEKAYQKREQKRQLTAQDSASEIT
- the miaB gene encoding tRNA (N6-isopentenyl adenosine(37)-C2)-methylthiotransferase MiaB, producing the protein MSKKLHIKTWGCQMNEYDSSKMADLLDEYQGYTLTEDPSEADILLLNTCSIREKAQEKVFHQLGRWKTLKDKNPNLIIGVGGCVASQEGKAIKDRAQCVDIIFGPQTLHRLPEMIDQIQRGEKAVIDISFPEIEKFDRLPEPRADGPTAFVSIMEGCSKYCSFCVVPYTRGEEVSRPVDDVILEIAQLAEQGVREVNLLGQNVNAFRGATHDDQICTFAELLRLVASIDGIDRIRFTTSHPIEFTQDIIDVYQDTPELVSFLHLPVQSGSDRILTQMKRGHMAIEYKSIIRRLRKARPDIHISSDFIIGFPGETEQDFEDTMKLIEDVGFDHSFSFIYSARPGTPAADLPDNVSDEEKKQRLAILQDRITQQAMRYSRQMLGSVQRVLVEGPSVKNPMELRGRTENNRVVNFEAPHSSIGGFVDVEIVDVYTNSLRGKFVRGESEMDLRRNLRPSEIVAKHKLDDEIGVTLFKP
- a CDS encoding FAD-dependent monooxygenase; amino-acid sequence: MSQNQSTSEPISVTEHSNSQSHTRHFDVVINGGGMVGAAVAVGLGQLGLSVAVIEARAPQAFEVNQPLDVRVSAISVASAQLLSRLGVMDELLTLRHVPYTGLETWEMQGYITQFTAEQVAEPLLGYFFENRLIQLGLWQQIEALTNVVLFCPDKVVKFERLESLGGIASLDNAQDAITIELESGEILSTHLLVGADGANSQVRQWAGIGVTGWDYAQSAMLINIETQTPQQYVTWQQFTPQGPRSLLPLPGNHASLVWYDSPARIQQLMQLNDTQLAEQIRVHFPSRLDPHFTVQAKGSFALTRRHAQRYYESNLVILGDAAHTINPLAGQGVNIGFKDVDILITQIASAIGNGEVWWHDSVLKRYQQARYLDNQLMMTAMDVFYAGFSNDVLPLKVLRNGMLKLANIDGPIKQKVLKYALGL
- the pth gene encoding aminoacyl-tRNA hydrolase, with product MSHIKLIVGLANPGAEYAQTRHNAGAWYVEELARVFNAPLVPESKYFGLSARVTINHRDVRLLIPTTFMNLSGKSVSALANFFRILPEEILVAHDELDMPPGVAKFKLGGGHGGHNGLKDIISSLANDKGFHRLRIGIGHPGDKNKVSGYVLGKAPATEQELIVAAIDEAVRATDILYKEDMVKAMNRLHSFKAE
- the ychF gene encoding redox-regulated ATPase YchF; this translates as MGFKCGIVGLPNVGKSTLFNALTQAGIEAANFPFCTIEPNTGVVPVPDARLDALAAIVKPQRILPTSMEFVDIAGLVAGASKGEGLGNKFLANIRETDAIGHVVRCFEDPNIVHVANKIDPAGDIEVINTELALADLDACERAIFRQAKRAKGGDGDAKFEVAVLEKMRPVLNEGQMLRSLALTKEELAAVAYLNFLTIKPTMYIANVADDGFENNPHLDVVRAIAATENAIVVPVCAAIESELAEMEADDRAEFMTDLGLEESGLDRVIRAGYELLNLQTYFTAGVKEVRAWTVPVGASAPQAAGVIHTDFERGFIRAQVMAYEDFITYKGEAGAKDAGKLRVEGKTYVVKDGDVMHFLFNV